The following is a genomic window from Mus pahari chromosome 1, PAHARI_EIJ_v1.1, whole genome shotgun sequence.
ACGGTGCCGTTACGGGCAGACTTCTCCCCAGAAAGCCCAGACCTGGACCTGCATGTGGGGCCTGACTTCCAGGGACTCCGGTAAGGAATACACTGGGTAAATCTAGGTAGCCCAGAGAGCGGAGTCCTTTCTTAAGACTCAGCTATGCCCTTGCAGGTACCTGCATGGCCACACACTTACCCCTGAGCAGCCTGGAGAGCCACAGCAGGAAGTGCATATGCTATGGATGCCTGTCCCCCCAGCCTTGACCcttggagaagaggagaaggacaggACCTGGGAGTTTCTGACTGTTGTGGGTAGCAGCCAGGCTGAAGCCCAGAACTGCTTCGCTGAGGCCCTACAGCTGCAGACCAAGGGTGTTCTGTATACAGTCCATGCAGACTCCTGGGGCCGGCTCTGGGCAGGCTGTGGCCTGGATGTGACTGGGCCCCTGGCCCTGTGCCAGGCCCTTCGTGGCTCTCTCTACTACCTGTTTAGTGAGCTTCCCCAGCCGGGCACTCAAGGATTCATCAGCCATGGGTTTAGCCCCGGAGGCCTCTCCAATGGCAGTCAGGAGGAATGTTACTGGGGCCATATCTTCTGGGATCAGGTACATCCTGCACTGGTTACACAGCGGGAGTTGCATGCAAAGACTGCGGGCATTGCCTTTGCACTACCTAAGATCAAGACCAAGCATGGGAACAATAGATAggagggcttcctggaagagaTGGTTTCTGAGAAGAAAGGTGTGTGGGAATGTGGTGGAAAAGAGCGGTCAGGGTTAGAGCAACAGAAGGCGCAAAGGCTGAGGGTGTACATttgaaggcagagaaggagccTCACAGCTGGCTAAGACCTCCAGAGCCTCAGAGTGAGCCAGGTGCAAGCCTGGAGCTTACTAAAGGACTGGAAGACCCATAGAGACTGTAGAGGAATGATAGAAGGAGAGATGCAGTCTGGAAAGATCTGGGACTGTCAGGAGCAGCTGGGTGCAGGGAAGCAAGGACTGGAGAAGACAGTACTGTAGGTTGTAGCCTATGGAGATCAGTGGCGGCCACTGCAGTGAAGGAGTAGCAAGAGGGAAGGCTCAAGGCCACGCCCACGTCTGACACCTTGTGAAGTCTGCAGTGGCCCATTTGACAGTTGGAAGTCCAAGAAAGCTGAGGTCAGGCAGCCAGAGAGCAAGCTCTCCCTAGAGGCCTGATGCAAACTAGTGCCCCTGAGCTGCTCCTGTTACTGCCCGGACTGAGGACCAGATCTCTGAGCTGTCCAGGCTGGAAAGATAGCACTGGAGTGGGCAAGCTGGGGAGGCCTCTGGTGGGTCTGGGTGAGCATGAAATGAGGGACCCAGGGAGAGGCAAAGGGATGGCCAGAGGGTAGGGATGGAGGAAGCCCCCAGCTGCCTACTTGGCCTTGTGTCGTCGGTTGGAAGCCTTGGAAGGGTTGAATGCGGACAGTCCATAAGAATAAGGGAGGGAGAAGGTATGGACTCCTGTTTACCCTCAAATGGTTCATCCCTCAGGACATCTGGATGTTCCCAAATATTTTGATGTTCCACCCAGAAGCCGCCAGGGCCATCCTAGAGTACAGAGTCCGTACGCTGGGAGGAGCCTTAAAGAATGCCCAGAACCTGGGCTACCAGGTAATGAATGGGACCTGGGTACCACCCCATAAGCCCTTGCCCCAAGGTCTTCCTAATGCCATTCAGTGGCCATGAGAGCCCCAtacctcctctttcctttcctccacaaAGGATTGCCCCTCTGGTAAGGCTGGACTGCCCCCTCCCCAGATCAAGACCTGACCATGCCGTCTTCTTTCCTCACAGGGAGCCAAGTTTGCTTGGGAGAGTGCAAGCACTGGCCTAGAGGTCTGCCCTGAGGACATTTATGGGACCCAGGAGATCCATATCAATGGGGCTGTGGTGTTGGCCTTTCAGCTGTATTACTATTACACTCAGGTAAGGCTCTGTCAGATATGTGCCCAtgcacctcacctcacctcacctcaggAAGCCACACTCCACCCCAAGACCCTAGGAAGCTGTGTGAAGAGGGACTTtggaagccaggcacagtggcccTCTTCCGTGTGTCGTACCCGGTCTTTTGCCCTGTTCTCTCCAGGACCTGAAGCTCTTCCAAGAGGATGGCGGCTGGGATGTGGTCAGTTCTGTGGCTGAGTTTTGGTGCAGCCGTGTAGAATGGAGCTCCCAGGACAAGATGTACCACCTGAAAGGTGAGGACCCGGGAGCGTAGTGGCCAGCTCACCATGGGCTTACCGTGGAAGGACATGTCCTGAGCCCCTGCACTAACTGTCATGTGGCCCTGTGTGACCAGGAGTCATGCCCCCTGATGAGTACCATTCAGGAGTCAACAACTCTGTCTACACCAATGTCCTGGTCCAGAACAGGTCAGACAGACAACTTGCCTTTCACTTACCCATAGCCACAGCATGGCAGACAGGGCCCAGTCAGAAGCCATGCAACTGTGGCTTGTCCCTTTTCTAGCCTGCACTTCGCGGCTGCTTTGGCCAAGGACTTGGGTTTGCCTATCCGCAAACAGTGGCTGGAGGTAGCCGATAGGATCAAGATACCATTTGACCCTGAGCAGAACTTCCACCCTGAGTTTGATGGCTATGAGCATGGTGAGTGGTACTGACTCTTCTAAAGGC
Proteins encoded in this region:
- the Pgghg gene encoding protein-glucosylgalactosylhydroxylysine glucosidase; the protein is MDGSEDDPTIFSAHCLPSDPRLWATVTNSYLGTRVYHDTMHINGVYNGAGGDTHRAILPSPLNVQLEAPAGTEQLTETFTLDTNTGSFLHTLEGPSFRASQRIYAHRVLPHVLAFSVSIARLTTGNKPITVPLRADFSPESPDLDLHVGPDFQGLRYLHGHTLTPEQPGEPQQEVHMLWMPVPPALTLGEEEKDRTWEFLTVVGSSQAEAQNCFAEALQLQTKGVLYTVHADSWGRLWAGCGLDVTGPLALCQALRGSLYYLFSELPQPGTQGFISHGFSPGGLSNGSQEECYWGHIFWDQDIWMFPNILMFHPEAARAILEYRVRTLGGALKNAQNLGYQGAKFAWESASTGLEVCPEDIYGTQEIHINGAVVLAFQLYYYYTQDLKLFQEDGGWDVVSSVAEFWCSRVEWSSQDKMYHLKGVMPPDEYHSGVNNSVYTNVLVQNSLHFAAALAKDLGLPIRKQWLEVADRIKIPFDPEQNFHPEFDGYEHGEEVKQADVVLLGYPVPFPLTPDIRRKNLETYEAVTSPRGPAMTWSMFAVGWMELRDSSRAQVHLSRSLANVTEPFKVWTENADGSGAVNFLTGMGGFLQAALFGCTGFRITEAGVTFDPLCPDLVSRVSVSGISYLGNKLNFAFSKDSVTLEVTARAEPWAPPLEAELWPSLARLPLTPGQKVSFPHSAGRIQRSSP